The following coding sequences are from one Eriocheir sinensis breed Jianghai 21 chromosome 13, ASM2467909v1, whole genome shotgun sequence window:
- the LOC126998086 gene encoding uncharacterized protein LOC126998086 isoform X1, translating to MPLFPAPLFLLPFIFPLTFPYLATPTHSQFSPLVTRPPLCPSCFPAPLFLCLLPFRLPRSTFSSSSLSSSIIPFLTWRHPHTHSSTLHRHPLSFSPLFSPPLPSLFPPLFSLLLPLTIPYLPSPLRPQYSFVTPPPLFPLYTSSLPSLMLSSPFHSLKFPSTTLSLVIFPPLTPLRLPFPSFPSRSSPPPHSLSLFYAPLPSPLPLACDLPLLLSLRFPLLPLRLLLPSTCHHLHASRTPLQATPFFRGRQVKGGRGARRRLLPFFIHAAPGGATDGLASLLTGVLWNLGRGSLQRISSLTAASTAFQDQPRPGPRNERRHQAFISSSRPRNEPRSPTVSSPSPFQPLCSFFLSVGHLIRLASH from the exons ATGCCACTCTTCCccgctccccttttcctcctccctttcatcttccctcttacctttccttacctggcgacacccacacactcacaatTCTCTCCCCTCGTCACCCGTCCCCCACTTTGTCCGTCATGCTTCCCCGCTCcccttttcctctgtcttcttccctttcgtcttcctcgctccactttttcttcctcctccctttcgtcttccatcatacctttccttacctggcgacacccacacacccacagttCCACCCTCCATCGtcaccctctctcattttctccactattctctcctccacttccctcccttttcccccctctcttctcccttctactcCCTCTTACCATTCCCTACCTGCCGTCACCCTTACGCCCACAGTACTCCTTCGTCacccctcctccactttttccgtTGTACACTtcatcacttccctccctcatgCTCTcgtctccctttcactcccttaagtttccctccaccaccctctcgcttgtcatcttccctcctctcactcctctacgcttgccattcccttctttcccatctcgtTCGtcacctccccctcactccctctctctcttttatgctcccctcccctctcctttaccCCTCGCTTGTGaccttcctctactcctttctttacgcttccctctcctcccccttcggTTGTTGCTCCCCTCCACCTGTCATCATCTTCACGCCTCCAGAACGCCCCTGCAGGCGACACCTTTCTTCCGGGGCCGCCAGGTTAAAGGGGGACGCGGGGCTCGGCGTCGGCTGCTGCCATTCTTCATTCACGCCGCGCCGGGTGGAGCGACGGACGGACTGGCGTCTCTTCTCACCGGGGTTTTatg GAATCTTGGTCGTGGGAGTCTGCAAAGGATTTCATCACTGACGGCGGCCTCGACTGCCTTCCAGGATCAGCCTCGTCCAGGACCAAGGAATGAGCGTCGTCACCAAGCCTTTATCTCGAGTTCTAGACCAAGGAATGAGCCACGCTCGCCCACagtatcctccccctcccccttccagccTTTATGCAGTTTTTTCCTGAGCGTTGGCCACTTAATACGTCTCGCGTCCCATTAA
- the LOC126998086 gene encoding uncharacterized protein LOC126998086 isoform X2 codes for MPLFPAPLFLLPFIFPLTFPYLATPTHSQFSPLVTRPPLCPSCFPAPLFLCLLPFRLPRSTFSSSSLSSSIIPFLTWRHPHTHSSTLHRHPLSFSPLFSPPLPSLFPPLFSLLLPLTIPYLPSPLRPQYSFVTPPPLFPLYTSSLPSLMLSSPFHSLKFPSTTLSLVIFPPLTPLRLPFPSFPSRSSPPPHSLSLFYAPLPSPLPLACDLPLLLSLRFPLLPLRLLLPSTCHHLHASRTPLQATPFFRGRQVKGGRGARRRLLPFFIHAAPGGATDGLASLLTGESWSWESAKDFITDGGLDCLPGSASSRTKE; via the exons ATGCCACTCTTCCccgctccccttttcctcctccctttcatcttccctcttacctttccttacctggcgacacccacacactcacaatTCTCTCCCCTCGTCACCCGTCCCCCACTTTGTCCGTCATGCTTCCCCGCTCcccttttcctctgtcttcttccctttcgtcttcctcgctccactttttcttcctcctccctttcgtcttccatcatacctttccttacctggcgacacccacacacccacagttCCACCCTCCATCGtcaccctctctcattttctccactattctctcctccacttccctcccttttcccccctctcttctcccttctactcCCTCTTACCATTCCCTACCTGCCGTCACCCTTACGCCCACAGTACTCCTTCGTCacccctcctccactttttccgtTGTACACTtcatcacttccctccctcatgCTCTcgtctccctttcactcccttaagtttccctccaccaccctctcgcttgtcatcttccctcctctcactcctctacgcttgccattcccttctttcccatctcgtTCGtcacctccccctcactccctctctctcttttatgctcccctcccctctcctttaccCCTCGCTTGTGaccttcctctactcctttctttacgcttccctctcctcccccttcggTTGTTGCTCCCCTCCACCTGTCATCATCTTCACGCCTCCAGAACGCCCCTGCAGGCGACACCTTTCTTCCGGGGCCGCCAGGTTAAAGGGGGACGCGGGGCTCGGCGTCGGCTGCTGCCATTCTTCATTCACGCCGCGCCGGGTGGAGCGACGGACGGACTGGCGTCTCTTCTCACCGGG GAATCTTGGTCGTGGGAGTCTGCAAAGGATTTCATCACTGACGGCGGCCTCGACTGCCTTCCAGGATCAGCCTCGTCCAGGACCAAGGAATGA
- the LOC126998088 gene encoding alpha-2C adrenergic receptor-like: MDDESDNMTVEAEAADFLKHVGSGRSRTRDLNGSVVPWNGTVWVYPWGESLFPSRYTTVEVAAITTVITAAMMLVVVGNMLVIVAIVTEKSLKSITNWFIASLAVADLLLGLLIMPFSLANLLMGYWVFGDLWCELHAAIDVLLSTASINNICLISLDRYWSITRAVDYLKNRTPQRAVAMIVFVWVFSGLVSIPPLLGWKQVRPPDLFPKCTVSDELSYVIYSALGSFYIPSCIMIFVYIRIFYAAKARARRGLARNRPITRRGAPTAALYAHIGAGHRAGMLTKKVLVYHLRIQEEMDASSDNTASAAGGGQQTNDGGSCDEASMCVSHDGQDTTKAADTPDTQSLGANTSLVLPHGEAAINTSPAPQGAAQPVTSLPPVGPRHRRACPPPTRTLTKPRRELIDVGRVSTKILDLEKAKRRLARKKEKRATLILGLIMGSFIACWLPFFLLYLLGPLCPSCHIPEYGFHIAFWLGYMNSACNPVIYTIFNKDFRQAFRKILFK, from the exons ATGGATGACGAGAGTGACAATATGACGGTGGAGGCGGAGGCCGCTGACTTTCTGAAGCACGTGGGAAGCGGAAGGAGCCGTACGAGGGACCTGAATGGCAGCGTGGTGCCTTGGAACGGTACGGTGTGGGTGTACCCGTGGGGGGAGTCACTATTCCCCTCCCGCTACACCACAGTGGAGGTGGCGgccatcaccactgtcatcacggCGGccatgatgctggtggtggtgggcaacATGTTGGTCATCGTCGCCATCGTCACCGAAAAGTCTTTGAAGAGTATCACCAACTGGTTCATCGCCTCGCTAGCAGTGGCGGACCTGCTGTTGGGGCTGCTCATCATGCCCTTCAGTCTGGCCAACCTGCTGATGGGCTACTGGGTGTTCGGCGACCTGTGGTGTGAGCTGCACGCCGCCATCGACGTCCTcctctccaccgcctccatcaACAACATTTGCCTTATTTCCCTTGACCGCTACTGGAGCATCACGCGCGCCGTCGACTACCTGAAGAATAGGACGCCGCAGCGCGCGGTGGCCATGATCGTGTTCGTCTGGGTGTTCTCCGGCCTTGTCTCCATCCCGCCTCTCCTCGGCTGGAAGCAAGTCCGCCCACCAGACTTGTTCCCGAAGTGCACG GTGTCGGACGAGCTGAGTTACGTCATCTACTCGGCGCTGGGCAGCTTCTACATCCCCAGCTGCATCATGATCTTCGTCTACATCCGCATCTTCTACGCCGCCAAGGCTCGTGCCCGCCGCGGACTGGCCAGGAACAGGCCCATTACGCGGCGCGGCGCTCCCACAGCAGCACTTTACGCCCACATCGGCGCCGGGCACCGGGCAGGGATGCTCACCAAGAAGGTGCTAGTCTACCACCTTAGGATCCAAGAGGAAATGGACGCAAGCTCCGACAACACGGCCTCGGCAGCTGGTGGAGGGCAGCAGACTAATGACGGCGGCTCCTGTGACGAGGCGAGCATGTGTGTGAGCCACGACGGTCAGGACACCACCAAGGCTGCAGACACACCTGACACGCAGAGTCTTGGCGCAAACACTTCCTTAGTGCTCCCTCACGGAGAGGCGGCCATTAACACGTCGCCGGCCCCGCAAGGCGCAGCTCAGCCAGTCACGTCCCTTCCTCCGGTGGGGCCTCGGCATCGCAGGGCGTGCCCACCGCCCACCAGGACACTCACCAAACCGCGGCGGGAACTGATCGACGTGGGGCGAGTGTCCACCAAGATTTTGGACCTGGAGAAGGCCAAGCGACGGCTGGCCCGCAAGAAAGAGAAGCGAGCCACACTGATCCTGGGCCTCATCATGGGCTCCTTCATCGCATGCTGGCTGCCATTCTTCCTGCTGTACCTGCTGGGGCCGCTCTGCCCCTCCTGCCACATCCCAGAATACGGTTTCCACATCGCTTTCTGGCTCGGGTACATGAACTCCGCATGCAACCCTGTCATCTACACCATATTCAACAAGGACTTCAGGCAAGCCTTCAGGAAAATACTCTTCAAATAG